The Thalassotalea agarivorans region CCATTGATGATGACATTTTTGGGCCGCAAAGATAAATACGATCAATTTAATGACTTTAGTTATCAGCAAGCAGACAAAGACTTGGCGTGGCGCAAAGCGTCGGTTGAGGAAATGGAAGCTTCGTTTGACTACGACAAGTTATCAGCCGATGGCAAGATTTCATATGATTTGTGGAAGTATACTTATCAACGTGACCTAGAAGCCTCAAAATATAGAAGCCATGAGTATGTGTTTACTCAGATGAATGGTACGCAAGCTTTTCTACCAAGCTTTATGATCAATTTCCACAAAGTAGATAGCAAAGAGGATATGGTTGCTTACAACGCTCGTTTATCTGGTATTGGAAAAGCAATTAATGACTTACTTGCTATTGCAAAAGATAACGCGGCAGGAGGTGTTCGTCCGCCTAAGTTTGCTTACGAAGGTGTTATAGAACAATCGCTAAATGTGATTACAGGCGCACCATTTGATAAGAGTAACACCGTATCTCCACTTCGTGCTGATGCAAAAGCTAAAGTGGATGCTTTAGTGAAAGCTGAAAAAATCACGCCTGAAGAAGCTAATACATTGCTTGAACAAAATAGAACCGCCTTACTAGAGAACATAGCACCTGCCTATGGTGAACTTGTCACTTGGTTCAAAGAAGATATTAAAAATACCGATGAAATTGCAACAGGTGTAGGTAAACAAAAAGGTGGTGTTGAATATTATAACTACCGTTTAAAAGCGAACACGACAACAGAATTAACCGCTGATCAAATTCATCAAATAGGTTTAGATGAAGTTGCCCGAATCAAAGCAGAAATGATCGCTATTAAAGATTCGGTAGGTTTTGAAGGTGACTTACAAGCCTTCTTTAAGTTTGTAAAAACAGACAAACAGTTCTTCTACCCAAATACAGATGAAGGCCGTCAGGCGTATATTACAGATACCGAAGCCTTTCTCGATGAGATTAACCAAAAGTTGCCAGACTACTTTGGCATTTTGCCGAAAGCGCCACTCGTGGTTAAGCGTGTAGAATCGTTTAGAGAGGTTGCCGGTGCACCTCAGCATTATTTTCCAGGAAGCCCAGACGGAACGCGCCCGGGTGTCTATTATGCTCATTTACTTGATATGAATGCGATGCCGAAAAATGAAATGGAGGGTGTCGCTTATCATGAAGGTAACCCAGGCCACCATATGCAGATTTCGATTGCACAGGAATTAACCTCTGTACCTAAGTTTAGAACGCAACTTGGCTTTACCGTTTATTCTGAAGGGTGGGGACTATATGCCGAGCTTTTAGCCAAAGAAATGGGTCAGTATAAAAACCCTTATTCGGATTTCGGTCGCTTAGTTAATGAAATGTGGCGTGCTGTTCGTTTAGTTGTAGATACTGGTCTGCACTCAAAAGGCTGGACGGAACAAGATGGTATCGATTACTTTACTGAAAACACACCTATTTCTGCTGGCGCAATTAAGCAAGAAGTGCGTCGTTATATTGTTTGGCCAGGCCAAGCAACAGCATACAAAATTGGTATGTTGAAAATATTAGAACTTCGAGCGAATGCAAAACAGGCGCTTGGCGACAAGTTTGATATTAAAGGCTTCCACGATGTTGTTTTAGGTGGTGGTGCGGTATCACTCGATGTATTAACATTGCGCGTTGACCAATGGGTTGAGTCGGTTAAAGCGGGTTAGGATAATACTTGGGCTACGGGCTACGGGCTACGGGCTACGGGCTACGGGCTACGGGCTACGGGCTACGGGCTACGGGCTACGGGCTACGGGCTACGAGCTGCAAGCTGTGGGCTAGGAGGCTTCAACTGAATAACTCGAAGCACATAGCTCGCCGCACCAAGCTAATTTGAAAGCAATAGTTAGGCATTTCAAAATAAAAAAAGAGTGACTCGTCACTCTTTTTTTATACTTGTATTTTAACTTTTTACTTTTACTAGCCTTTAAAAGGCTGGTTCAGCAATTCCATACTGTCAGGGGTTACTTTTAACCAAGCACCTTGATCGTACCAATCACCCAGTACAATGCGCTCCGCTGGCTGTCCATTTGCTTCAATTTTATGGCGATAAGGCCTATGGGTGTGACCATGAATCATGAGTTGGCAATGATATGCTTCGAGCGTTTCTATGACTTCGCTCGGTGTTACATCCATAATCTCTTGAGCTTTCATTGCCGTTGCAGCGGCACTTTTCTTGCGATAATTTTCAGCCATATTGCGACGCACGAATAAAGGTAACGCGCGCATGATGCCTTGCCACCACCAAGTGCGAGACTTTTTACGAAACTTTTGATACTCAACATCACGTGTACACAAGGTATCGCCATGCAATATCACCGCCTGCTGACCATACAGGTCGATTAATTCAACATCGTCGAGTAAGGTCATACCAGCCTGTTTACAATAGTCCTTGCCAATCGCAAAGTCGCGATTACCTTGAATAAAGTATATGGCTGTGCCGGTATCCGATAATGTTTTTAATGCTGTCGCTATCTTGCGATTAAATGCGGTATCGTTGTCGTCACCTATCCAGTACTCGAACAAGTCGCCTAGTATGTATAGTGTTTGCGCCTTCGTTGCTTCTGTCTGCAAAAACGCGAGAAAGCAGTCGGTGATGTCCGTTCTGCTCTCCACTAAGTGCAAATCAGCAATAAAGTAGGTAAGTGGCTGCTTTGACGTCATTAATTATGCTACAACCGTTGCAGATTCAATTACGATTTCTTCTTTAGGTACATCTTGGTGGAAACTGTAATTACCTGTTTCTACTAAGGTCATTTTGTCTACGATGTCCATACCTTCAACAACCTCACCAAATACACAGTAGCCCCAACCATGCATAGTTTCACTTTGGAAGTTTAGGAAATCATTATCAACTAGGTTAATAAAAAACTGCGCTGATGCAGAGTGAGGGTCTTGCGTACGTGCCATCGCTAATGTGCCACGCTTATTGGTTAAACCGTTATTCGCTTCATTTTTAATTGGCGCACGTGTTTGCTTTTCTACCATGCCTGATTCCATGCCACCGCCTTGCGCCATGAAGCCTTTAATAACGCGATGAAAAATAACGCCATTGTAGAAGCCTTCTTCTACATATTGTTGAAAGTTTTTAGCGGTTTCTGGCGCGTTGTCAAAGTCCAAGGCAATTTTAATTTCGCCCAAGTTTGTTTTTAATAAAATCATGAGAATACTCTTGTATCGTTGAATTAGCGCAATTGTATATCAACAGAGCGAGAGAATAAATCTAATGAAGTTGAAAGTGGTATAGGGTACAATTGCCGCGATTTTTTTAAACCGCCCAATGGCATAGATAAAACACAGGATTAAAAAAGGCTTATGCTTCAGATTTACAATACCTTAACCCGTCAAAAAGAGACTTTTAAACCACTAGTACCTGGCAAGGTCGGTTTATATGTTTGCGGTGTTACAGTGTATGACCTGTGTCACATTGGCCATGCTCGCACTTACATTGGTTTTGATAATATCGTTCGCTACATGCGATTTACAGGATTGGATGTTAACTACGTGCGTAATGTCACCGATGTGGAAGATAAAATCATTAATCGCGCAGCCGAAAATAACGAAGACTGGTTAGGTTTAGTAGATCGTAATATCGACGAAATGTATAAAGATTTCGATGCGCTTAATTTACTTCGCCCGGATATTGAACCGCGTGTAACCACACACATGCAAGAAATTATCGATATGATTGAACAACTTGTGGCAAAAGGTAATGCTTATGTGGCAACCAGTGGTGATGTATTGTTTGATGTTTCAAGCTTTGAACAGTACGGGCAATTAAGTGGTCAGAATCTAGAACAGTTACAAGCAGGTTCACGTGTTGAAGTGGACGAATCTAAACGTAACCCGCTAGATTTTGTGCTGTGGAAAATGGCCAAACCGGGTGAACCAAGTTGGTCTTCACCGTGGGGCGAAGGGCGCCCTGGTTGGCATATTGAATGTTCAGCAATGAATGCTAAAGAGCTTGGTGCCCATTTTGATATTCATGGCGGTGGTAGCGACTTGTCGTTCCCTCATCATGAAAATGAAATCGCGCAAAGCTGTTGCGCACTTGATACCCCTTATGTGAATTATTGGATTCACACAGGCATGGTACAAGTCGACCAAGAAAAGATGTCTAAATCGCTAGGTAACTTTTTTACCATACGTGAAGTCCTTGAAAAATATGACGCGGAAACGACTCGATTCTTTTTAACGTCGGGCCACTACAGAAGCCAATTAAACTATTCGACAGACAACTTAGACCAAGCGCGTGCAAGCGTAGAGCGTATCTATACGGCGCTGCGCGACGTGGACGTGCCTGCAGATTTTGTGTTGGACAAGACACATCCGGCAGCTGAGAAGTTTTGTCAGGCAATGGATGACGACTTCAATACACCAGAAGCACTAGCAGTGCTGTTTGAATTGGCAAAAGAGCTTAACGTAGCGAAGCAAAGCGATAATCAACAAGACGCTATTACCTTAGCTGGCACGTTGAAAACTTTAGGTGGTTTGCTAGGTATTTTACAGCAATCACCAGAAGCGTTTTTACAAGGTGGTGGTGATGAAGATGAAGTTGCCGTAATTGAAGCCTTAATAGCGCAACGCAATCAGGCACGAGCTGATAAAAATTGGGCGCTAGCCGACGAAGCACGGGATAAGTTAAAAGCGATGAATATTGTGTTAGAAGATAGTGCCGGTAAAACCACGTGGCGAAAAGCCTAATTCAACGAGATAATTAGAATTTCAACAACAAAAAAGGCGCTAAAAGCGCCTTTTTTATTTTTGTATACTGATACACATCGAGCCGTCATTTTTCTACTTCACGTCGCCCGAAGCACGCAGCTAAATAACATTTCTGCTATGCATTAAACTCTTCACATGCGATTAATGTGTTTTCAATAAGGCTAGCTACTGTCATCGGGCCAACACCACCAGGGACCGGCGTTATGAAGGCTGCTTTATCTTTAGCTACATCAAATTCGACGTCACCTACCAATTTGCCATTGTCTAAACGGTTGATACCAACATCAATCACAATAGCGCCTTGTTTAATCCAATCGCCTGGGATAAAACCTGGTTTGCCTACAGCAACAACGACTAGATCGGCATTGCGTACTTTAGTTTCTAAATCTTGAGTGAAGCGATGCGTTGTCGTCGTCGTACATCCAGCTAGCAGTAATTCGAGTGTCATTGGACGACCGACAATATTCGATGCGCCAATAACCAGTGCGTCTAAACCATGAGTTTTAACACCTGTTGACTCGATAAGAGTCATGATGCCCTTTGGTGTACATGGGCGCAGGCCAGGTTGTCTTAATGCGAGCTTGCCAACGTTTGCAGGATGAAATCCATCAACGTCTTTCTTTGGGTCAATGTGTTCAATCACTAAGTTAGCGTCTAAGCCCTCAGGTAAAGGTAGTTGCACCAAGATGCCGTCGATTTCGCTGTCATTATTAAGTTGAGTAATTAGGTCAAGCAATTCTGTTTCGCTTGTTTGTGCTGGCAGATCATATGATTTAGAAACAAAACCTACTTCTTCACACGCCTTACGCTTACTGCCCACGTAGACTTGTGATGCAGGATCTTGGCCTACAAGGATCACAGCTAAACCAGGCGCTCTTAAGCCTTTGTCTAAGCGCTGCTCAACGCGTTGTTTTACAGAAGTTCTAAGTTGTTTGGCAATATCCTTGCCGTCAATAAGTGTTGCAGACATGTCGGTTATCTAATTACTACAGGTTAGCGGTTATTTATGCGGCGCTATTTTCGCACAAATAGACTAAAAATGTATAGCTTATTTGTTGTCAATTGAGCAGCAATCGCATTGTATACATTATGCTTTTAAAGAGGGATTACTTTATCCGCCAAAACGAGCTGAATTAGGCTACTTTTAATGAGTGGATAGAAAAAGTTGCGTAATAAATTGGCTAATTGATTTAAAAGTGTTCGAACAGTGAATTTTTTACAAAAAATGTTTGACGAGTTCAAAGCAACTCGGTAATATCCGCACCCGTTGAAAGCGACATGCTTTTAACGCATATCAGTCGGTGATTAGCGCAGCTTGGTAGCGCACTTGGTTTGGGTCCAAGGGGTCGTAGGTTCAAATCCTACATCACCGACCACTTTCTCTTCGAGAGAGTGTGCATGATACGAAAACGTGTCTGTAGGTCATGCGCCCTTAGCTCAGCTGGATAGAGCAACGGCCTTCTAAGCCGTGGGTCGCAGGTTCAAATCCTGCAGGGCGTGCCATACAGTGGTGGCATTAGCTCAGTTGGTAGAGCCCCGGATTGTGATTCCGGTTGTCGTGGGTTCAAGTCCCATATGCCACCCCACTTTTCTTTATAGTCGGTGATTAGCGCAGCTTGGTAGCGCACTTGGTTTGGGTCCAAGGGGTCGCAGGTTCAAATCCTGCATCACCGACCACTTTCAAATTTCGTTCCTCAACGTCTTTTTCAACACTTATTTACTTTAAAGCTATCTGCTGTATGCTGCTTTAGTCGTTCTACAGAATTCTGTCGATATCGTTGAATTGAGAGGAAAAAACTATTTTAGAATTTACCCTTGGATTAGTAATTTACCTTGTTGTTTGTTCTTTTTTGGCGAAGTGTCATTCGATTTTACGTTCCAAAACAAAGGGAAAATTATTTCTAGAGTATTTATTGGCTGGTATATTTTTAATCACATATATTTCCTTTTCTATCTTGGGAATAGCGTGGTTAAACTCAATGACAAACACTTGGATAGCTAATTCAGATAATACATTCATATTTCTTATAATTGGTTCTATCTGTTGTGGATTAATACTTTTCTTGTTTGGACGAGAACTACCTCCTAGCAATTAACTACAAACATATAGCGATGTATGCTGAATATTGCTTAATATGAACGGTTACATACGCTTTAATTCCTCGCTATTTACCTGTATTTCCATGGGTTTTTATTTTACTTGATAAAAACCATAGATTTTTGTATTTGACGGTACTATAATTCCGCGTCACAAAATTTAATCTGAACATCTTTTATGTGGGTTTACCCGGCTCTTCGGCAGGTGTCATAAGGGCTTGAGCAAGCTTTAGTAGCGGCTCTATAAACAGATGGTTATTGAAAGCGTAAAATAAAACGCGAAATTTGAGGTATATACATGCAAGTTTCTGTAGAGACTACACAAGGTTTGGAGCGTCGTTTAACGATTACAGTTCCAGCTGACGCGGTAAATGTTGAAGTTAAAAACCGTCTTCGTCAATTAGCAAAGACACAACGTATCAATGGTTTCCGCCCGGGTAAAGTGCCACCATCAGTAATCGAAAAGCGTTACGGTAACGCAGTTCGTCAAGAAGTGTCTGGTGACTTAATGCAACGCAACTTCGTTGAAGCGATTATGCAAGAGAAGTTGAACCCAGCGGGTCGTCCACAGTTCGCTGAGAAGAGCGAAGCAGGTGCTGCAGAATTAACATTCGAAGCGACATTTGAAGTATACCCAGAAGTTGCGCTTAAAGACTTAGATAAAATCAAAGTTGAACAGCCTAACGTAGAAGTAACAGAAAAAGACATCGATGAGATGTTTGTTACGCTTCAAAAGCAACACGGTACTTGGAAAGAAAACAAGCGTAAGACTAAGAAAGGCGACAAGTTAACTATCGATTTCTTAGGTCGTGTTGACGGTGAAGAGTTTGAAGGCGGTAAAGCTGAAAACTTTGAATTAGAACTTGGTTCTGGTCGCATGATCCCTGGTTTTGAAAAAGAAATCACAGGCATGAAAGTAGGTGAAGAGAAAACAATCACTGTTACTTTCCCTGAAGACTACCACGCAGAAAACCTAAAAGGTAAAGACGCAGAGTTCGACATTAAAGTAAACAAGACTGAAGGTCCTGTATTACCAGACGTTGACGAAGATTTTGCTAAACTATTCGGTATCGAAGAAGGTGGTATTGAAGCACTTCGTGAAGAAGTAACTAACAACATGACACGTGAATTAACGAATGCTGTTAAAGCAAAAGTTAAAGAGCAAGTGATCAATGGTTTACTAGAAACTAACGATGTTGATTTACCTTCAGCATTAGTTGCACAAGAAGTTGACGTATTACGTCAACAGGCTTTACAACGTTTTGGCGGTCAAATGGACCCTAAAAACTTGCCAGAGCTTCCTGCAGAAATGTTCACTGAACAAGCAGAGCGTCGCGTTAAAATTGGCTTACTTCTAGGTGAAGTAATCAAAGTGAACGAGTTGAAAGTTGATGATGCGAAAGTTGAAGAGCTAATTGCTTCAGCAGCATCAGCATACGAAGACCCAACAGAAGTTATTGAGTACTACAACTCAA contains the following coding sequences:
- a CDS encoding peptidylprolyl isomerase, whose amino-acid sequence is MILLKTNLGEIKIALDFDNAPETAKNFQQYVEEGFYNGVIFHRVIKGFMAQGGGMESGMVEKQTRAPIKNEANNGLTNKRGTLAMARTQDPHSASAQFFINLVDNDFLNFQSETMHGWGYCVFGEVVEGMDIVDKMTLVETGNYSFHQDVPKEEIVIESATVVA
- a CDS encoding DUF885 domain-containing protein produces the protein MKKSLLVAALATSLLVACQSANDSKPAAVVDQAEIQAETSRLNAWFDVKYEEQLQSSPLMMTFLGRKDKYDQFNDFSYQQADKDLAWRKASVEEMEASFDYDKLSADGKISYDLWKYTYQRDLEASKYRSHEYVFTQMNGTQAFLPSFMINFHKVDSKEDMVAYNARLSGIGKAINDLLAIAKDNAAGGVRPPKFAYEGVIEQSLNVITGAPFDKSNTVSPLRADAKAKVDALVKAEKITPEEANTLLEQNRTALLENIAPAYGELVTWFKEDIKNTDEIATGVGKQKGGVEYYNYRLKANTTTELTADQIHQIGLDEVARIKAEMIAIKDSVGFEGDLQAFFKFVKTDKQFFYPNTDEGRQAYITDTEAFLDEINQKLPDYFGILPKAPLVVKRVESFREVAGAPQHYFPGSPDGTRPGVYYAHLLDMNAMPKNEMEGVAYHEGNPGHHMQISIAQELTSVPKFRTQLGFTVYSEGWGLYAELLAKEMGQYKNPYSDFGRLVNEMWRAVRLVVDTGLHSKGWTEQDGIDYFTENTPISAGAIKQEVRRYIVWPGQATAYKIGMLKILELRANAKQALGDKFDIKGFHDVVLGGGAVSLDVLTLRVDQWVESVKAG
- a CDS encoding UDP-2,3-diacylglucosamine diphosphatase, with protein sequence MTSKQPLTYFIADLHLVESRTDITDCFLAFLQTEATKAQTLYILGDLFEYWIGDDNDTAFNRKIATALKTLSDTGTAIYFIQGNRDFAIGKDYCKQAGMTLLDDVELIDLYGQQAVILHGDTLCTRDVEYQKFRKKSRTWWWQGIMRALPLFVRRNMAENYRKKSAAATAMKAQEIMDVTPSEVIETLEAYHCQLMIHGHTHRPYRHKIEANGQPAERIVLGDWYDQGAWLKVTPDSMELLNQPFKG
- the folD gene encoding bifunctional methylenetetrahydrofolate dehydrogenase/methenyltetrahydrofolate cyclohydrolase FolD; amino-acid sequence: MSATLIDGKDIAKQLRTSVKQRVEQRLDKGLRAPGLAVILVGQDPASQVYVGSKRKACEEVGFVSKSYDLPAQTSETELLDLITQLNNDSEIDGILVQLPLPEGLDANLVIEHIDPKKDVDGFHPANVGKLALRQPGLRPCTPKGIMTLIESTGVKTHGLDALVIGASNIVGRPMTLELLLAGCTTTTTHRFTQDLETKVRNADLVVVAVGKPGFIPGDWIKQGAIVIDVGINRLDNGKLVGDVEFDVAKDKAAFITPVPGGVGPMTVASLIENTLIACEEFNA
- the cysS gene encoding cysteine--tRNA ligase → MLQIYNTLTRQKETFKPLVPGKVGLYVCGVTVYDLCHIGHARTYIGFDNIVRYMRFTGLDVNYVRNVTDVEDKIINRAAENNEDWLGLVDRNIDEMYKDFDALNLLRPDIEPRVTTHMQEIIDMIEQLVAKGNAYVATSGDVLFDVSSFEQYGQLSGQNLEQLQAGSRVEVDESKRNPLDFVLWKMAKPGEPSWSSPWGEGRPGWHIECSAMNAKELGAHFDIHGGGSDLSFPHHENEIAQSCCALDTPYVNYWIHTGMVQVDQEKMSKSLGNFFTIREVLEKYDAETTRFFLTSGHYRSQLNYSTDNLDQARASVERIYTALRDVDVPADFVLDKTHPAAEKFCQAMDDDFNTPEALAVLFELAKELNVAKQSDNQQDAITLAGTLKTLGGLLGILQQSPEAFLQGGGDEDEVAVIEALIAQRNQARADKNWALADEARDKLKAMNIVLEDSAGKTTWRKA
- the tig gene encoding trigger factor → MQVSVETTQGLERRLTITVPADAVNVEVKNRLRQLAKTQRINGFRPGKVPPSVIEKRYGNAVRQEVSGDLMQRNFVEAIMQEKLNPAGRPQFAEKSEAGAAELTFEATFEVYPEVALKDLDKIKVEQPNVEVTEKDIDEMFVTLQKQHGTWKENKRKTKKGDKLTIDFLGRVDGEEFEGGKAENFELELGSGRMIPGFEKEITGMKVGEEKTITVTFPEDYHAENLKGKDAEFDIKVNKTEGPVLPDVDEDFAKLFGIEEGGIEALREEVTNNMTRELTNAVKAKVKEQVINGLLETNDVDLPSALVAQEVDVLRQQALQRFGGQMDPKNLPELPAEMFTEQAERRVKIGLLLGEVIKVNELKVDDAKVEELIASAASAYEDPTEVIEYYNSNPELKQQMQNVALEEQAVDFLLEGAKVKSKKASFKDIMNPEGK